The proteins below are encoded in one region of Sporosarcina sp. FSL K6-1508:
- a CDS encoding TcpE family conjugal transfer membrane protein, translating into MLNSFIRFERKLYQVFGLELGRPLRLKAVMYFFVIAIVEATIYFTPGIGRLINWIPVGILILIPIGLAWLLADVGTEGRSPVHFFRSFILYQAKKMKASTFYRGREVDKEKDYQFHNYYTYKKTLQQEDDESLVAAELNEERDKVLDFLARISGEEKMASERLYDYIRNESEVLIEMDDENVPETETENKETSLQKRSMKKSEERLKQKPVAAIGLIVLFTSVLSIILVLGFLHIVTDFDFGKANANTNDAGSSQEVKTGQTELTVVSLEENLIAGLRSASIQKYSVAVEHFDKLDFKKLEKDDRNAVLFTYLMSSNAQKALDHVPEFDKSIVNFFIAKKEINQLKELQTDSKLIAFEVASLDADHEKIIEYQSAPRMEMDERRTHIVADAYLALGQIDEAYDFAKRIDDAALRSYIQKKAEVKDLENKKKEKVNGKSIG; encoded by the coding sequence GTGCTTAATAGTTTCATTCGTTTTGAACGGAAGCTATATCAGGTTTTCGGTTTGGAATTGGGTAGACCCTTGCGATTGAAAGCAGTCATGTATTTCTTTGTGATTGCAATTGTAGAGGCCACCATATATTTCACTCCTGGAATCGGAAGGCTAATCAATTGGATACCCGTTGGAATATTGATTCTTATCCCAATCGGGCTTGCTTGGTTGCTTGCGGATGTCGGGACGGAAGGGAGGTCGCCTGTTCACTTCTTCCGTTCTTTTATCTTGTATCAAGCAAAGAAGATGAAAGCTAGCACGTTTTACAGAGGACGTGAGGTGGACAAAGAAAAAGACTATCAGTTTCATAATTACTACACCTACAAAAAAACGTTGCAACAAGAAGATGATGAGTCCCTTGTGGCAGCAGAATTAAATGAAGAGCGTGACAAAGTTTTGGATTTTCTGGCTAGGATTTCAGGTGAAGAAAAGATGGCTAGTGAAAGATTGTACGACTATATAAGAAATGAAAGTGAGGTGCTCATAGAAATGGATGATGAAAATGTTCCTGAGACAGAAACTGAGAATAAAGAAACATCTTTGCAAAAACGTTCAATGAAAAAGTCCGAAGAACGATTGAAGCAAAAACCGGTCGCCGCAATTGGATTGATTGTTCTCTTTACCAGTGTTCTTAGTATCATTCTGGTTTTGGGATTTCTTCATATCGTCACGGACTTTGATTTTGGCAAAGCAAATGCCAATACAAATGACGCTGGTTCTTCCCAGGAAGTAAAAACAGGTCAAACCGAACTTACTGTTGTCTCCCTTGAAGAAAATCTTATTGCTGGGTTGCGGTCTGCCTCCATTCAAAAGTATTCCGTCGCTGTTGAACATTTCGACAAACTGGATTTTAAAAAACTAGAAAAGGATGACCGGAATGCCGTGTTATTCACATATTTAATGTCGAGTAATGCACAAAAAGCGTTGGACCATGTTCCTGAATTCGATAAATCAATCGTCAATTTTTTTATTGCGAAGAAGGAAATCAACCAATTGAAAGAGTTACAAACGGATTCCAAACTAATTGCCTTTGAAGTTGCCTCATTAGATGCAGACCATGAAAAAATTATTGAATATCAAAGTGCACCAAGAATGGAGATGGATGAAAGGCGAACACATATAGTTGCTGATGCTTATTTAGCTTTGGGTCAAATTGATGAAGCCTATGATTTTGCCAAACGAATTGATGATGCAGCTTTACGTTCCTATATCCAGAAGAAAGCGGAAGTGAAAGATTTGGAAAATAAAAAGAAGGAGAAAGTAAATGGTAAATCCATCGGATAG